The following coding sequences lie in one Nocardioides sambongensis genomic window:
- a CDS encoding tetratricopeptide repeat protein yields MADQGSRRNGGRPGRPDSKSSNKSRSGAGAGRGRPSGGKPRSNGPRPDRDERGPRTKDQAVYDGPPLPEEITGKELSADVRAQLKGLPEKLAARVARHLAAAGALIDDEPETAYQHALAARARASRLAVVREAAGETAYAAGHYAEALAELRAAKRMNGATAYLPIMADCHRALGNATRALELAKNPSVAKFEAPAKAEMTIVEAGARRDLGQLDAALRTLELAPLNNKSRDAWVVRLRYAYADTLEAAGREQDALTWFHRTHAIDGEEITDAADRAAALENRTP; encoded by the coding sequence GTGGCTGACCAAGGTTCCCGCCGTAACGGCGGCCGTCCGGGACGACCGGACTCCAAGTCATCGAACAAGTCGCGCTCCGGCGCTGGCGCCGGACGGGGTCGTCCCAGCGGCGGCAAGCCTCGCTCGAACGGCCCGCGTCCGGACCGGGACGAGCGCGGACCCCGGACGAAGGACCAGGCGGTCTACGACGGTCCGCCGCTGCCGGAGGAGATCACCGGCAAGGAGCTCTCCGCGGACGTTCGGGCCCAGCTCAAGGGTCTGCCGGAGAAGCTTGCCGCGCGGGTGGCACGCCACCTGGCCGCGGCCGGCGCGTTGATCGACGACGAGCCGGAGACGGCGTACCAGCACGCGCTCGCGGCGCGGGCGCGCGCCTCGCGTCTGGCTGTCGTGCGTGAGGCAGCGGGGGAGACCGCCTACGCGGCAGGTCACTACGCCGAGGCGCTCGCCGAGCTGCGTGCTGCGAAGCGGATGAACGGCGCGACCGCGTACCTGCCGATCATGGCGGACTGCCACCGTGCGCTGGGCAACGCCACGCGCGCGCTGGAGTTGGCCAAGAACCCGTCCGTCGCCAAGTTCGAGGCTCCCGCCAAGGCGGAGATGACGATCGTCGAAGCCGGTGCCCGGCGCGACCTCGGCCAGCTCGATGCTGCACTGCGCACTCTCGAGCTCGCCCCGCTGAACAACAAGTCCCGGGACGCCTGGGTGGTGCGGCTGCGCTACGCCTATGCCGACACGCTCGAGGCGGCCGGACGTGAGCAGGACGCGCTGACCTGGTTCCACCGGACGCACGCCATCGACGGCGAGGAGATCACCGACGCCGCAGATCGTGCCGCGGCGCTGGAGAACCGCACGCCCTGA